Within Bombus fervidus isolate BK054 chromosome 3, iyBomFerv1, whole genome shotgun sequence, the genomic segment CCCCACTTAATCAACCAATCCCGTCActggaaagaattccaactttCAACTGCTGTGTTGTCAGTTCGCACTGTTCGTAGTGATTCTACGATCAATGAACAAAGAGGGGACATTTACAGCGTCCGAAGAGCTGACTAAGAGCTCTTCCTCGTGTCAGTGTGATTAATTCTTCAGCAATTTTCCGAAAACTTGATTCCATCCTCATTATCTGTATAGCTTTAAAACTTGTGACAATAAAGAAAACAATTCTTCGATAATCAAATgctaaaggaagaaagaagaacaagATCGGATTAGTGTTATTTGTGCAAATTAATTTCCtctcaaattaattaaaaaaatggcaCCAATTAATTtgaagattatttttatttgtatgttATGCGCAGAACGATTTGCATATAGTTTTAAATTTGGTTATGTCGATgtaaaagatttaataaaattcggaCATGAGGTGGTGATGGACATTTTCGAATCGTGGGACTTCATACGTCCAGAAGATTCTGAGTATGACAACAATTTGCCATTTGTTCACAGAAtggaaaaagaattaaagaatCGTATATCGAAAATATCGCAACAGATTGATACTTTTCAAGAACAGATAGATATGCGTTTGGACAGCATTGTGGCTAAACTTTTAACTGAGATGCCGTTACAAGAAAGACTGGATCAAAAGTTACGTATGATTGATCAATTCGTTGGGAAAATCAACGATTTATACAATGTCTTCCATTTGTATTCGAAAGCGCCTAACAAATACGAGAGGTACACATTAGAAGATTTCGCGAGAACGTGCGTTTCCTCGAGATCGGATGCTCTCCCTGATCTTTTGAAAAGCATTCATCGGCTTTTTGTTCCTTCTCCCGACGAGATTCTTAGCAGAAGCGTTCTCATATTATTGGCAAACCAAATGCAAGTAAgtttttgtagatttttaaacacatttcaacaaagaaaaatgacgCGTAATAGTGGGaacatatgtattttaaatgtGTTTTCTAAAAacttagaaaaataaaaatttccttcaACTTCATGAatgtgtaaaataatttttttagatTATATGAAATGGAACAAATTTTgaagtatttaatattttggcGATTCGAATATCCGTTAATGTACTGTTAGAAATTAGTTAATCGTGACTATCAAGGGGTATTAGATACGGGAGAATATCATAGTGATCAAATGACATCCGACAATCTGTACCTATTCAAATTACACACTCGGTACGACATAGATAACACTACAATAACTTTGCTATTGTTTATTATCcgaaaaatcttttatttcgtgtactatatatatttttatctttttaaagaaatcggtaaaaaaaaaaaaaaaaaaatagaataaactTAACAAAGTTAATGATATAGGGAAAATAAACAatgatttgtttaattatctaACAAACTCTTGCGTAAGCTATATTCTCTCCAATTTtgtattatcaaaaataattatcaaagaaTTGTAACGTGATCGTTACAacaaaaacttaaaaattttaagtCTACTCTGCCAACGAGTACATTttacaaacaattttttattaaatcaatcATTCAATGTCCAATAAAGAGCAAGAAAACGAAATGCAACATTTCTGTTGGAACAACAATGATGCAGTTTGTGCAAATGATTTAAGTACGAAGTataaagagagagggagaatgAAGAGGAGCATGCGCAGAAATATGTAACACCATTAAGCCTCGAACGATCCCAACTCGAGAGGGGAGGAACACAGAGAGTCAAATGACGGGAACAATAACGTAAAGTTCTTAGTAGAGCCTGTGCATACGAGGAAAAGTGTTTGTTCCGGAGGTATATTTTCTTTGCATCAAAAACACGACTATCAATTACTTTCCAACTATAAAAGACTACTGTTGAGCGAATGTTTGTGCAACGATATATACAGTGAAACATTTCTAAACAACATAGAATTAATAATccaagtatttaaaaaaaggatatataagattttttaatagtttatCAGATTTCAATGCTTTTGCTTATTACGGTCGAAACGCTTCAATTAATCATGCTAACCTTTCACGGCCTATAAAACTTTCAAACGTTACTTTCCATTCGTTAATAGAATAGAGCCATTGGAAAAAGTAACGTTAAGATTaaatcgaatattatttttgagtTATCAGTAAATAGTGTGATGCTAGTCAAGTGTATTATATACTTTACAGAATATAAAAACGGTAGGGGATTTCGTTCTTAGATATTCTGTCCGAATAACAGTACCACCTTAAAGTTTCTCACATCGTTCTGTCGTGTCGTCTTGAATACTTGCACGCAGGATTTGTGCTGTATGTAAATACAAATGCGTCACGttaaaacaatatttgtaCGTTTTAAAATCGTcacataatatttcaaatttgtatacatacatacataacaTGTATACTCGTTAAAAAGGTATTTATTGATATATCtgtgaataaaatatgtatgaaaataatttaacctTTACCTTCGAAATCGATCTGTTTGTaattcgataataataaatattagatataattCGTGACTTGTTACGATAGTTGTCAATGTAGCGTCAACGAATATCAAAAGATATCTCTATCTATTTAACTGTGCGGAAGACGTAATCGTAAAAATCCCATCAAAGGTCACTGTATATCTGAGGGACAAAATAACTTAAAATCTATGCTGCAATGCTTATTTCTGTGAAAAAAActgtataaacatataacgtctttaattatactaaaattaatacaaaacataatatatagatatatttacgtatataaactacataattattaatttaaatgtaaagaaTGAACAATTTTGAatctaaatatatttagaattagATTTAACATGTATCTGTCAGATAAACTGTGATTTCCGGagagttaaaaataaataataaagaaagaaatattacagAAATGACTAACTTAAATCAACCGATATTAAAAACCAATCACGTTTTAaatagtatatttaaaatgcacATGTAATAAGATCACGATAGATACGACAAAACTTTAAAAGAGGCTATTTTTAATACAGTGTAAccgatttttataaattttcaattactaTAAATTTGGACAAATATGATTACCGACTCATTTTTTCCGAACAAACAAGTATCGCTTCTTAAAGATTTCTATATAAGACATCACAACGATATGAGAAACTTATTACCTATATCGAAATGAAAGGACAGGCGCTcaaaatatcgatcgattattGTCGAAATTGTCTGAATCACCGGAAGAGTTAATAGCTACAAGCGGATGACTCACGTTTATATGAATTAAACGTGACCTACCGAAGACAAAAAAGCATTATCAATCGAGAACAAATCTCCGAGATGTCatatatcttaataatttttccgCGAACGAAACGCACGATATGATTCTAATCGAATTACTGACGTATCTAATTATCAATGTAATCGGTACATTCGACCCTTACCATTGAGCTTAGCGTGTAGCAATCTATGTGTACATTTCGCACAAACACACAGTATTATGAAATGTTGTTATAAACACGTCTTAGTCTCAGAGATTCCAAGCCATTACGTATTATGAATACTGTTTTATtttggtatttttttttttaaattgtacagAAATCTCGTTCTGCATTATACGATTGATTTATTCCGAGCCGTGAGAAACTTGAGTTGTAGTAGACTTTTAAGTAAGGTCAAAGTAATGACAGCTATGTCACACTGTTTAATTCCGTATTGTTAAACATGACTCACCACCAATAACATTTTTGACATGAAAAACAACAAGAGACTAGAGGAGGAAGTACGATATTTACATACCAATTCGTGAATgataattataagaaattacGGTACTATAGAATTTTGTCAACTGAATTTTCATTCATGTACAACTTGCTTAAAAAGCAAATACAAATGTATCCTTATTTGCTATGGTTACTGTGGATCAGCAGTACGACGCACGGCACGGAATGAATCACAAAATATactaattaactaattaattaacaaataagaAGAGTGTACACCAGACTATTTATGTCTGCAAAATACTCTTGACTGAAATATTTAACTTATCAAACGATTGTGcattgaaacaattttttttagcGCGAACTTCAATCTTATATTTCCATACAGGTATTAAATACGCTAATGGATCAAATATAAGTCCTTATGCACCGgtttatctatatatataattgaaaaatttaaccCTTCAAGAATCAAATAAATAGACTACAAAATGAAGATACCAAACATCCATGTATGCTTTCTGTTTTTCTGCATAATATGGGGGACAATGGGTATAAAATACGATACAACATTGATCGACGAAATGCGAAATAAGTTGTTGCAATTGGAGAAAACATTAGAGagagatttgtttcactcAAGGCTCCACGAGTTTGAAGATGGTGGAAAGTACCTATGGCTTATAAAAAGTTTTAAGAAATTCGGCGATGAACTAGAACAAAACTTCTTGACCAATggttatgaaaatttaaatgcatTGAGTTCTATTTGGTTATGGGCTCGAACAGAAAACGAACTAAAAGGAATAGATGGTCTGTACCAAGTTTTTCGAACGATGCAACAGGAGATAGTCAGCAGAAAGATTCCTCTTGACATACCGAAGCTGAGCGATTTCTGGGATATAATTCTACACGACCCGAATGCGTCAATTGTACGCGCTCTCACTCGAATCGGTGACCTGATAGTGCACGAAAAGTTGTTCGTTTCGGCTTATCaggtacaaaaataaataaacgagttGTAAAAAAACTTCCTATTCTGATGATCAACGAAGTAGCGAACGTTCTTCTTTGATAATTAGCAATTCAAAGATTTAAGAATTTATTGTTCAATATGGAcagattttgtattttctttttctgtttgttTCTCACTAGGAAGCAGCTTCGCAAATTTGTAATGAAAATCAGTCGCTTCAgcaattactttataatttatatacaacgGTAACCCTAACGGAAATCAAGGGTTACGGTATGATCCAATTCTCTTATAAGCTGCTGCGGCTTTATAACCCAGGTATGGTGCAGTGACTGTTATTTGTATATTGCATAACTTGTTTTCTTCTCCAATTTTTGTAACtatgtttaaaaattctatgcTATAGTATACAGTTCACAATCacgattttatcatttttaaaaaaatattctgttcgtttattatttaaaggaAAGTATGCTGCACCtaatatagtatattattattgaaaaattcgttttataattataataaacttGATGTAGGTACTAATTTCACTGAAGAAATGGAAGTGGTGAAGCAACAGTATGAGACGAGAACGATGGAAACTCTGCGGGCTGTTAAAACAGCCATGGCGTTTGCTCCACGACAACTCTGGAGATGTGATGCGAGATTACATAAATTAGGTATATTTTCCTGCTTTCGCGTGTAACATGTGTAACAGATATAACTGAAACAATTGTTACAGATGAAACATACACCAAATTAACACAGTTGTTCCAAGGATACATTGTGAACGAAGTGGACTTAAACAAGGATTCGAGTTGCAGAGAAAATTGTGCTTATTACGAATATTCGAAAGTTTATGGATGTTACAAAAATCAATTTTGCTCCCAACAGCGCAAATGTAACGGTCGAATACTAAAATGCGAATATATTGATTCCGATATGTGGATTTGTCCTTcggtaaattgaaaattttttctgcgttcaaatgttatataataagaatGTATGTGAAgtgtttataaattattttagataCAGGAAAGTGATCGAAGATACGAATACATAGAATATGAAAATGGTCGACTATTCGGACAAAAAAATACTTGTAAGAGAGAAACAACCAAAGTAGATAGCTGGTGGCGTTGGTTATTCTGGCACTGTAGCTATTGTTTTTGTTACTGTGATGACAATAATGTAAACTCTGATCGATACTTCAGCTTAAGGGAAGTTGTATCTGATGTAGCAAACAATAAGTAAGTGACTGACTATGGTAGATATCTTAGGAAGACTCTTAAAATGTCATTGctttcataattaataataatattatttgttacagAGTCGTGACGGGCATCCGGTTCAAGAAAGTGAAGCAAATAATACATATGCAGATACAGGAAGGTGAATTGATGTCACGTGGATACATTAATAAATCTTCTATACGGTGGAAACCAATAGAAGAGTTCAGTGTATTAGATAACAATGTTAAAAATGGTGTTGACTATCACACATTATCATGGGAAAAAAGAGGGTTAGATTTAGATGATCTAGTCCTTGATGACAATTTGCTTTTGACAGGTACATTTATGtgtaaatttatgtttctttcATACCCCTTTTTAAATATCATGCTTGCAATATCTATTTTTCAGGACTCAAGTTCCGAATGATTGGTTCACGATTAAACTTAGAAGCAAGAATGacatcttttaattttacgactgggaaattaataaaaccgCTAGAGAGGAGTTTCTGGATCAGTCATGATAGAACCAATAGGTAAAATTTGCATATGTCTTgtacatattttcatatacTTGTAAATGTGTGTTTGCTTATCTAgcattataattatttgcagAACTGAAGTGACATTTGAGAATCCTGATATACCAACTCGATTACCTCTTCTAGCACTACCAGactcgaaaccattccaataCCTGAATTTTGCACCAAGTGATCAAAAAAGTGACGTTGCTCAAAACACAATACCATTCATCGATATTCAACCAGTAGAATCAAATCCACCAGTTCCAATTGCAGGTGCCGGAATTTTTCATAAAGGCCGATCAGGATCGGGTGGATTTGTAGCAATGAGATTAATTACGTATGATTTTAGTAAACATTTACAAGTTGATTTATCTCCTTCTACAGATACAGTTATTGATGCTCCAAATGAAATAAGAGTAGTATGAATGTAATTTATACGCGTATTACTAAGATATAGTTCGTAACTCTCTTTTGTGTTTTATTTCTACTTTCATATGTCtttcattaatttacatttaaatttgataagtgtgatttataaaattgattatatatcaataataactccttttttttttagaaacaaTTCTCCATTAAACAATTGTTTTTTGTGCCATCTTAGCATgtataattgttttaaaacaACATATCACAAAAGTTAAATtccttttgtatttttttacacTCCCAATTCCAATAAGACCTTCAATAATGATACTTGCTactttataagaaattatatcTTATTGTTTAAATAGGAAATTCACAGATTTTCTCTAATATTATGCTATTGAAATAACTCAATGTAAACCTACTCATTGCTCGAAGTATCTTTTTgatattgttttaatttattaaataaaataactattCGAAAAAAGCCAACCGATAtccatatatattatatacacacATCGCCATAATGAAATTCTACTAAAAGTACTCAATGACATTCGAAATAATAATGTCTGCAGAAAACATGATTCTTTatagatattttcaaatattagtTTAGTTCTATTTAAAATGCTGTATATGCACATCATAACTACATTGAAAGAATATACTAGGAAGTAGAGAAAAGTACTTACCTGAACTCGTAAAGGATGCATCATTAGAAGATGTAACATATCAGTAGGAGGTAATAAATCATTTAGGGTAGCTCCTTGTTGACGCACAGCTTGGCACATAAACACAGCAAAGTACCGATGCAATGGTAGATGAAATGATACTTGTAAACTGTCACTCTATAACAAAAAGGAGAGATATCAGGGCTATAATATTATCGATACCTTAATTCAACTAATTAATTGCATATTaggaaaagtagaaaatatgttattacaaaataaatatttaattatttaccaCATTTGGATGAGTGAAATTTATGGCGTCTAACCAATCTTGTAATGCCGTGAGACAAAATGATAGCACCCTACGAGTAAGAGCAGCACTTTCAGGACCACGTAAATGAGAAACTAAAGCCCACATTGGATATGCACTAGCTTCTAACTCGGCACTAAACGCAGCGTAGTACGTATTAGATTCATATTCAACGTGTTGATTTAATTCTCGTTGATTCACGTTCATTCCTAGGAATAGGCACaacaaagtattttattaatatttcaaaaatattttattatgtgtAGAAGTAACTATAATCACAATTGTACAAAAGTTAAATAATACCTTGAAACATAGATAGGAAATCGAACCACATTTCTAGAAGTGTATCATCGCTCATAAATCTAACAGCTATAGGCTTATGTGAAAGAACATTATTTAAATCTGATACAATAGGCCAATAACAGTGTTCTTTCATTACTTGTCGTTCACAGTCTACtacataatgaaaatttttatctggatctaaaaaaataagaaattatatttaatgttaataaacaaataccGAAAGTTCAATAGAACTTGTACAAATATTACCCACCATGTAAAGTGTTTTGAATCAATATCTTACTCATCATGTACTTTAAAGCAATTACCATAACATGCAACAACTTTAATTGATCTACCATTTTCAATGCTAAACTTTCATTACTGAATAGCTGAAATATAAAGTACAAACACATCAAGCActttctttattataaatataatattattcttgGATAATACCTACCTGTACACTGACATGGACCACTTTATTGCTTAAAGTATCTGGGTCTGTTGAACGTTCAAGCATCATTGAAACTCTACTGTAATGTAATACAAATGCACGAGTAAGTGCTTCTTTATATTCTGGATCCGGTAACATATTTAATAGCAAACAAACTAATTTCTGTGGAAATTGATAAGCTACTGTCCAAAACATTAATTCTTCTAAGAAAGTAGTATGCTGTAAATGTTCTTGTAATGATGCACACTCTAAAACAGTATagtatttattgtaaatatattatgctACAACTgtagatatacgttaaaagaaaaaatttaccTTTATATTCATCAGGTGGCTCTGGATTTGGCAAAGACCTTACTGcattttgatatatttcgtTACTATCTTGGCAATAGCTATCATATTCTGGTTCTCCAGTTGATACAGTAGGATCCATAAGACTTCTATACTTTTGTGGATTGGTAAGAGCTGATGTCATAACATGCCTCATTAATGCACCCATTTTATTGAAATCAATGAGCATTGTTAGATATTCATCTGCATCTTGAATTGCAGCTTCATAATTTCGTCGACCCACAGtactatattaaataaaatatttccacacattatacattttttatacttctaataattaaatagaaagataTATGATATACCAATTCTCGCGTAAGTGTTGTATAAGGCGAAGAATTATTCTAGGCATCATTGCTTCTGCCACACACATTAAATTTGAAGGAGCAGTTGACTTATCAACAGCGGCTTTTGGACCATGTCTATCACAAAATCTAAGacaaaaattctattaaataacATTCTTCTCTTAAATATCaagcaattttatttgataaaattgttaCCCTGACTCCTTCATAACGGATGAGTCACCACAATCACAAGCACCACCTGCTTGACTTAAAAACATATTGAAATCATGGCCATAGTGATTGCCTTTTTTGAAACATTCTGTACATAAGGACATACATGGTGATATACCACATGTACGACAACGATATGCTACAAAATTAGGTGTCCAAACCAGTCCACATGTTGTAGCATTATCATACATTCTCACtgaaatgtttataaatatttgatttggatggaagaaaatttaatccaatatatgttttataaatgtatgtttcaatatgtatgtttttaaagattataaatgttttaaactTGCATAACtacattattgaaaaatataattttcttaattaggTTAAAAACTTTCTAATACTTAATATTGTTCTGAAATTATTACTATTGATCTAGGCAATTTTCGTTTTGACTTCAAAGTATTTGCtacattttataaactttacTCTCTCATGTATTAAGATCATTCATGCAcctatattttcataaatatagcaatttatataaatatatatttgacggGTAATCTTGCTGCTGCCAAATACGCAAATTGCACTATACTTATATCACagatttcaaaatattgcTCATAACAAAGCATATTATTTAAAGGTATCAAACAATGATCAGACTATGTTACAGTAGTTATTAAGTTATCTTAGattaaatttatcttaaagataaattctatatattgctttttcaatAGTTTAgacatttaaattaaatattatttataataatatataatatgtatttatatatacactaTATTTAATGAAGTAAAAAATCTTTTAGAAATATGTTAcaagaataatatttgaagcaactatatatagtataatcaTAACAtagtacaatatataaatatgcaaaaGTATCAAACACAttgcataaaatatatctatatttgtCAAAAATATGATTAATGTGATAATACTGACAATGATCAATCCATTTAACTTGTGGGCTAGAATATGATTGGATTTAAAAAGTTTCCGTACTATGCagtttaagaaaataaaatacacatgGCGTACCTGTTTTAGCAAACTTCTCCGGGGTATGACCACTAGCTATTAGCCATTTACACCAGTTGATAGTTTCTCTATCACCAATATCTTTAATAGGATTTAACAGTTCATCCAATAATTTACTAAGAGATGGTGGACATCCATTGTCATTAGTTAAATTGCTACATTCTGCATGTATATGGGCAGCTGTATAACTTTTACTCCTGTTCCTCAATATTTCAGTGCATAAATTAGACACCGAGAACATCGCGAAAAATTGTCCTCGCGCAGCGAGGGTACCATTGATTTTGATACGTGTTGCGGTATCCTCCGAGAATGACGAGTGTACGATGTCACGTCCTGGCTTCGCCAGCTCGCCAAATCCCGCGGGAACACCTCAATGGATctgtaaataatgtaaatagttATTATTGTAATGGTGCGGATCGTTGTA encodes:
- the Orion gene encoding chemokine-like protein orion isoform X2 → MKIPNIHVCFLFFCIIWGTMGIKYDTTLIDEMRNKLLQLEKTLERDLFHSRLHEFEDGGKYLWLIKSFKKFGDELEQNFLTNGYENLNALSSIWLWARTENELKGIDGLYQVFRTMQQEIVSRKIPLDIPKLSDFWDIILHDPNASIVRALTRIGDLIVHEKLFVSAYQEAASQICNENQSLQQLLYNLYTTVTLTEIKGYGMIQFSYKLLRLYNPGTNFTEEMEVVKQQYETRTMETLRAVKTAMAFAPRQLWRCDARLHKLDETYTKLTQLFQGYIVNEVDLNKDSSCRENCAYYEYSKVYGCYKNQFCSQQRKCNGRILKCEYIDSDMWICPSIQESDRRYEYIEYENGRLFGQKNTCKRETTKVDSWWRWLFWHCSYCFCYCDDNNVNSDRYFSLREVVSDVANNKVVTGIRFKKVKQIIHMQIQEGELMSRGYINKSSIRWKPIEEFSVLDNNVKNGVDYHTLSWEKRGLDLDDLVLDDNLLLTGLKFRMIGSRLNLEARMTSFNFTTGKLIKPLERSFWISHDRTNRTEVTFENPDIPTRLPLLALPDSKPFQYLNFAPSDQKSDVAQNTIPFIDIQPVESNPPVPIAGAGIFHKGRSGSGGFVAMRLITYDFSKHLQVDLSPSTDTVIDAPNEIRVV
- the Orion gene encoding chemokine-like protein orion isoform X1; the protein is MAPINLKIIFICMLCAERFAYSFKFGYVDVKDLIKFGHEVVMDIFESWDFIRPEDSEYDNNLPFVHRMEKELKNRISKISQQIDTFQEQIDMRLDSIVAKLLTEMPLQERLDQKLRMIDQFVGKINDLYNVFHLYSKAPNKYERYTLEDFARTCVSSRSDALPDLLKSIHRLFVPSPDEILSRSVLILLANQMQEAASQICNENQSLQQLLYNLYTTVTLTEIKGYGMIQFSYKLLRLYNPGTNFTEEMEVVKQQYETRTMETLRAVKTAMAFAPRQLWRCDARLHKLDETYTKLTQLFQGYIVNEVDLNKDSSCRENCAYYEYSKVYGCYKNQFCSQQRKCNGRILKCEYIDSDMWICPSIQESDRRYEYIEYENGRLFGQKNTCKRETTKVDSWWRWLFWHCSYCFCYCDDNNVNSDRYFSLREVVSDVANNKVVTGIRFKKVKQIIHMQIQEGELMSRGYINKSSIRWKPIEEFSVLDNNVKNGVDYHTLSWEKRGLDLDDLVLDDNLLLTGLKFRMIGSRLNLEARMTSFNFTTGKLIKPLERSFWISHDRTNRTEVTFENPDIPTRLPLLALPDSKPFQYLNFAPSDQKSDVAQNTIPFIDIQPVESNPPVPIAGAGIFHKGRSGSGGFVAMRLITYDFSKHLQVDLSPSTDTVIDAPNEIRVV